A single window of Melospiza georgiana isolate bMelGeo1 chromosome 6, bMelGeo1.pri, whole genome shotgun sequence DNA harbors:
- the PTGR2 gene encoding prostaglandin reductase 2 isoform X2 yields MRERLLIRKFSDETCLQTTFSFVEIQCEIAAKAEMIIQRVVLNSRPGKNGVPVAENFRLEQSTIADTVQAGQVRVKTLYLSVDPYMRCRMNEDTGSDYLRPWQLSEVADGGGIGVVEESQHHNLAKGDFVTSFTWPWQTAAILDGDSLQKLEPQLVNGRLSYFLGAAGITGLTALLGIREKGHVAAGANQTMVVSGAAGACGSLAGQIGRLEGCSRVVGIAGTDEKCSILVQEMGFDAAINYKKGDVAKQLRELCPGGVDVYFDNVGGDISDTVISQMNQNSHIILCGQISQYNKDVPYPPPLPPDTEKIQKERNITRERFLVLNYMDKQEASVLQLCQWIQEGKLKVRETVVEGLASMGVYSSCCYKSEEEAKGGCVSAFLDPQNFLDWQERIL; encoded by the exons ATGAGAGAGAGACTTCTCATCAGAAAATTCAGTGATGAAACAT GCCTTCaaacaacattttcttttgtagAAATCCAGTGTGAAATTGCTGCAAAAGCAGAGATGATTATACAAAGAGTAGTGCTGAATTCACGGCCTG GTAAGAATGGAGTGCCAGTGGCTGAAAACTTCCGACTGGAGCAAAGTACAATAGCAGACACAGTCCAAGCGGGACAAGTGCGTGTTAAAACTCTCTATCTCTCAGTGGACCCCTACATG CGCTGCCGAATGAACGAGGACACGGGCTCAGATTACCTGCGGCCCTGGCAGCTGTCTGAAGTTGCTGACGGTGGGGGCATCGGGGTGGTGGAGGAGAGCCAGCACCATAACCTTGCTAAAGGAGACTTTGTAACCTCCTTCACTTGGCCCTGGCAGACAGCAGCGATTCTTGATGGAGACTCGCTGCAAAAG CTGGAGCCACAGCTTGTGAATGGACGCCTCTCCTACttcctgggtgctgctggcatcACGGGGCTGACGGCCCTGTTGGGAATCAGGGAGAAGGGACACGTGGCCGCGGGCGCAAATCAGACCATGGTGGTGAGCGGGGCGGCCGGTGCCTGCGGCTCTTTGGCCGGCCAG ATTGGCCGTCTGGAGGGCTGCTCTAGAGTCGTGGGGATTGCTGGCACAGATGAGAAGTGCTCCATTTTGGTCCAAGAAATGGGGTTTGATGCTGCTATCAATTACAAGAAGGGGGATGTGGCAAAACAGCTACGTGAACTGTGCCCAGGTGGTGTGGATGTTTACTTTGACAATGTTGGTGGTGACATCAGTGATACAGTTATAAGTCAG ATGAATCAGAACAGTCATATCATCCTGTGTGGACAGATTTCTCAGTATAACAAAGACGTGCCTTATCCCCCTCCACTGCCTCCTGacacagaaaaaatacagaaagaaaggaacatCACAAG GGAAAGATTCTTGGTGTTGAACTACATGGACAAACAAGAAGCTAGTGTATTACAACTCTGCCAGTGGATCCAAGAGGGTAAACTGAAG GTCAGAGAGACTGTGGTAGAAGGCTTAGCAAGCATGGGTG
- the PTGR2 gene encoding prostaglandin reductase 2 isoform X3 produces the protein MRERLLIRKFSDETCLQTTFSFVEIQCEIAAKAEMIIQRVVLNSRPGKNGVPVAENFRLEQSTIADTVQAGQVRVKTLYLSVDPYMRCRMNEDTGSDYLRPWQLSEVADGGGIGVVEESQHHNLAKGDFVTSFTWPWQTAAILDGDSLQKLEPQLVNGRLSYFLGAAGITGLTALLGIREKGHVAAGANQTMVVSGAAGACGSLAGQIGRLEGCSRVVGIAGTDEKCSILVQEMGFDAAINYKKGDVAKQLRELCPGGVDVYFDNVGGDISDTVISQMNQNSHIILCGQISQYNKDVPYPPPLPPDTEKIQKERNITRERFLVLNYMDKQEASVLQLCQWIQEGKLKVRETVVEGLASMGAAFQSMMNGGNIGKQIVSISK, from the exons ATGAGAGAGAGACTTCTCATCAGAAAATTCAGTGATGAAACAT GCCTTCaaacaacattttcttttgtagAAATCCAGTGTGAAATTGCTGCAAAAGCAGAGATGATTATACAAAGAGTAGTGCTGAATTCACGGCCTG GTAAGAATGGAGTGCCAGTGGCTGAAAACTTCCGACTGGAGCAAAGTACAATAGCAGACACAGTCCAAGCGGGACAAGTGCGTGTTAAAACTCTCTATCTCTCAGTGGACCCCTACATG CGCTGCCGAATGAACGAGGACACGGGCTCAGATTACCTGCGGCCCTGGCAGCTGTCTGAAGTTGCTGACGGTGGGGGCATCGGGGTGGTGGAGGAGAGCCAGCACCATAACCTTGCTAAAGGAGACTTTGTAACCTCCTTCACTTGGCCCTGGCAGACAGCAGCGATTCTTGATGGAGACTCGCTGCAAAAG CTGGAGCCACAGCTTGTGAATGGACGCCTCTCCTACttcctgggtgctgctggcatcACGGGGCTGACGGCCCTGTTGGGAATCAGGGAGAAGGGACACGTGGCCGCGGGCGCAAATCAGACCATGGTGGTGAGCGGGGCGGCCGGTGCCTGCGGCTCTTTGGCCGGCCAG ATTGGCCGTCTGGAGGGCTGCTCTAGAGTCGTGGGGATTGCTGGCACAGATGAGAAGTGCTCCATTTTGGTCCAAGAAATGGGGTTTGATGCTGCTATCAATTACAAGAAGGGGGATGTGGCAAAACAGCTACGTGAACTGTGCCCAGGTGGTGTGGATGTTTACTTTGACAATGTTGGTGGTGACATCAGTGATACAGTTATAAGTCAG ATGAATCAGAACAGTCATATCATCCTGTGTGGACAGATTTCTCAGTATAACAAAGACGTGCCTTATCCCCCTCCACTGCCTCCTGacacagaaaaaatacagaaagaaaggaacatCACAAG GGAAAGATTCTTGGTGTTGAACTACATGGACAAACAAGAAGCTAGTGTATTACAACTCTGCCAGTGGATCCAAGAGGGTAAACTGAAG GTCAGAGAGACTGTGGTAGAAGGCTTAGCAAGCATGGGTG CTGCTTTCCAGTCCATGATGAACGGAGGTAATATTGGAAAACAGATCGTCTCAATTTCGAAGTAA